A window of Methanofastidiosum sp. genomic DNA:
AAAGTAATGTTGATCTAGGTGGTATTAAGTCGGATATTTCAAGCCCATGCTCTACAAAAGCACCACTTTTCTCTAAACCAATCAAGTATAAGTCATGTTTATCGAATAAATAATTTACAAGATTCCTCATTGGTTTATACATCCTTGAAGAGTTCCCATAGAAAGCCAAAGGTCCATCTTTGATGAATAACGTCTCTTTCAGCAATTTCGGGCTCGTTTTAAGGATTGTGTGAAGTATATAAACAAGAATCATTTGTTCAAGTAGTAATATAATAGCTGCTGTCTCACCTACACCCAATTCCTCATCCACTGAATTTTGAATTCCAAAAACATCTGTTAGATATAAAAGCATATCACATTGTGGGCACCTAAAAGTGTAAGCTTTTGTCATTTCTCGTTTTTTAAGTTCCAAGTTGCTTAAACCACAACCAGGGCATTTAGAAAGTGGCCAAGATTCTCTTTTTTTCCCATATTCTTCGTATATGAACCAACTAAATGTATCCATCAATGTGTTTTCATCATCTAATGGGCGCATGAAAAACTCGTAAATAGATTTACGCACTGAAGAAATCATAGTTTCGTTTTTTAGCCTTATATTTTTGGTTGGTAGGACAAATTCAAACCTTTTGATCTCTTTTAGTTTTGAGATATCATCTGGATTGACAAATGGGGATTCAGAGATTTCATCAAGATCATTAATATTAAAAATTAAGGCCCCAAATTGATAGAATGTTATAATAGTTGAAGGAAATCTTTCTCGAACAGTTACTTGGGTGGATCCACCGTCAATTGCAATAATATGTTTAATTGGATTAATATCAATATCTAGAACTTCTTGGAAATCAAAATTAAAATCTTTTAAGTCTTCCATGGTTTTTGGCATTTCGCAATTTGAAAGAAAATCTTGAAGATACTGATTTTTAATTATATGACCATGAGATGCTTTACTAGCTCGTTCAAAGGGTTTTAGCCCTCTACTTGAATAGGCCATGTTATTCATCCTCGTTTACTGTAAATTTATCGATTTGAACTGGAACTACGAAAGGATTTGAGTAAGTTTTCATCCTAACAAATCCTTTATCCATACTTGCACTGAACTTCACGAGACTATCAGTAAAATCAGCAAAATCATAGTATTTTCTCAGTTCATGTATTTCTTCTACATTGTTAAGATGAGAAATGAACCAATTTTGAGTGTTTTTAAGTATATTGGCACTAATGGAACTGACTTCTTGGGTAGCATAGATTAAGCCAAGATTCAATTTTGCACCTTCTTTGGCAATCCGATTGTAGGTTTGACTTAGATCCTTACTTTCTTTTTTTGGAAAGAGGTTGTGAGCTTCTTCAAAGTATAATTGAACAAAATTATTAGGTTCATTTTTTATGAATCTGTCTAAAGATTTCTGAAAAATATGCGTACAGATCATTTCTGAGTACATATTTTGTATTTCTGGATTTCCTTGAGATAAGTCCACTATTACTATCTTACCTTCACTTAATGAGTTAATAATGTCCTTTTGGAATGGTTCATCTTGTGTAGGTGTGTGTTGTTCTCTGATTTTTGCTAGCTTTTTGTATCCGGATAGATTAGTATTTTTTGCACCTTCTCTTCTTCCTGTTAGAAATACTAGTATTGCTTTAAGATCTTCATCAGCCCATTCCCGGCCTTTATCCTGCTTGTATTTAATGAAAAATTCATCTCTGTAGTGGCTCCACACAGTCCTAAACCATTCTGTGGCCTGATCTAAACTTATGCCTTTTTTAGGGTTAATGGAACCATCTGATTTAACTAGCTTGTTTAACTCAGCATTACCTTCAAATTTGACTTTGAAACCTTTGGGAGGTTTAAGTCCTGCAGCTTTTAAGCAACATAGATAAGCTGCTTTTTGTCTTTCATATCTAGTTTTAGCAGAATAATCTTGAGTATCTTCTGGTTTGGTGAGTTCCACAGCACAGAAGCTGTTCACATAGTCACTATTTTCATTTTCTAAAGCCAATTTAACTAATTCAAAACCAGAGCTAACATCTTTATAAAAATTTACTTTCATTACCTTGAACCCTTCTTTTTCAAGTACACTATATCTGATAACATTATCTTTATAAAGTTCAAATATAGCTGTACCTTCATCTTGGAGGTTGGCATTAGCATATTCTCCATTTATGTCAAAAATAATTTGACCTACAGGATAAACAGGAGTTCCATCAACATTGAAGGGATCGATATTTTCATTAGTGCTGCTAATATCTCCAAGAGTGTAAGGTGCTTTTTCACTAATTTCTACAGTAGCCTCAATGATTTTTT
This region includes:
- a CDS encoding DNA double-strand break repair nuclease NurA, whose amino-acid sequence is MAYSSRGLKPFERASKASHGHIIKNQYLQDFLSNCEMPKTMEDLKDFNFDFQEVLDIDINPIKHIIAIDGGSTQVTVRERFPSTIITFYQFGALIFNINDLDEISESPFVNPDDISKLKEIKRFEFVLPTKNIRLKNETMISSVRKSIYEFFMRPLDDENTLMDTFSWFIYEEYGKKRESWPLSKCPGCGLSNLELKKREMTKAYTFRCPQCDMLLYLTDVFGIQNSVDEELGVGETAAIILLLEQMILVYILHTILKTSPKLLKETLFIKDGPLAFYGNSSRMYKPMRNLVNYLFDKHDLYLIGLEKSGAFVEHGLEISDLIPPRSTLLLDDDYIYKFIIPSKDNRQYPYGFRTYYSGKLIFKTKEGNIYVATLPNREPTPHPTKKDFKNLDIILLNIEKLKCNMYENALFPIALVNKLVSLSDHPSSKILKKFASDKMKNHNSIHSD
- a CDS encoding ATP-binding protein, which gives rise to MSLTEAIKNLASVDIFKETPIERNFVGRPFYVDYDTTMVLVADYWKNKVGGIPQGSLLLAFYDNVDNISEALLLRALKPTRLPTDNEIVSSMVEYYKDNLKTAGTDNQLDDFTRYEFSFSGLECRVLGTFYKDDQGRCVFGADVENFYSAHNYNVYKPRGKVLEYIVNLRDDDTVVGDSNDFKIGNVRYSSSRRFQEKEEKVPVYINPKDFLGKRTAFFGMTRTGKSNTIKKIIEATVEISEKAPYTLGDISSTNENIDPFNVDGTPVYPVGQIIFDINGEYANANLQDEGTAIFELYKDNVIRYSVLEKEGFKVMKVNFYKDVSSGFELVKLALENENSDYVNSFCAVELTKPEDTQDYSAKTRYERQKAAYLCCLKAAGLKPPKGFKVKFEGNAELNKLVKSDGSINPKKGISLDQATEWFRTVWSHYRDEFFIKYKQDKGREWADEDLKAILVFLTGRREGAKNTNLSGYKKLAKIREQHTPTQDEPFQKDIINSLSEGKIVIVDLSQGNPEIQNMYSEMICTHIFQKSLDRFIKNEPNNFVQLYFEEAHNLFPKKESKDLSQTYNRIAKEGAKLNLGLIYATQEVSSISANILKNTQNWFISHLNNVEEIHELRKYYDFADFTDSLVKFSASMDKGFVRMKTYSNPFVVPVQIDKFTVNEDE